From Anaeromusa acidaminophila DSM 3853, a single genomic window includes:
- a CDS encoding aspartate carbamoyltransferase catalytic subunit: MKGQVSLRGKDILGLRTFSTEEIRRVLDTAKEMKAIVGRDIKKVPTLRGKSVVNLFFEPSTRTRTSFELAGKYLGADVVNITTSSSSVVKGESLRDTLLTVEAMGVDVIVMRHAAEGAAVYASKIAKPVIINAGDGAHEHPSQGLLDMFTIEERKGSLAGLKVAIIGDILHSRVARSDIWGLTKMGATVHVAGPKTLIPPGIEEMGAVVHERIEDALDEADVVNVLRIQLERQKKGLFPSPREYARIFGINRARLSLAKEDAVLLHPGPMNRGLEISPEVAYDAQSAIQEQVKNGLAVRMALLFLVLTGGKHVEDNH, translated from the coding sequence ATGAAAGGTCAGGTTTCACTCCGAGGAAAAGACATCCTGGGCTTGCGTACCTTCTCGACCGAGGAGATCCGCCGAGTTTTGGATACGGCAAAGGAAATGAAGGCGATTGTAGGGAGGGATATTAAAAAGGTTCCAACATTGCGAGGTAAATCGGTAGTTAACCTTTTTTTTGAGCCCAGCACACGTACGCGGACTTCCTTTGAATTGGCAGGGAAATACTTAGGCGCCGACGTTGTGAATATTACTACCAGCTCCAGCAGCGTTGTTAAAGGGGAAAGCTTGCGGGATACTTTGCTAACCGTGGAAGCTATGGGCGTAGACGTCATTGTTATGCGTCATGCAGCGGAAGGGGCGGCGGTGTACGCTTCGAAAATTGCCAAACCGGTGATTATTAATGCCGGCGATGGAGCCCATGAGCATCCTAGCCAAGGTTTGTTGGACATGTTTACCATTGAGGAACGCAAAGGCAGCTTGGCAGGTTTGAAAGTGGCCATCATTGGCGACATTCTGCATAGCCGCGTGGCTCGCTCTGATATTTGGGGCCTAACAAAAATGGGCGCAACCGTCCATGTGGCTGGCCCGAAAACCTTAATCCCCCCAGGAATCGAAGAGATGGGGGCTGTAGTTCACGAACGCATTGAAGACGCTTTGGATGAGGCCGATGTCGTCAACGTGCTGCGCATACAATTGGAGCGCCAGAAAAAAGGATTATTCCCTTCTCCGCGGGAGTATGCTCGTATTTTCGGCATCAACCGGGCTCGCCTGTCTTTGGCTAAGGAGGACGCAGTTCTTCTTCATCCGGGGCCGATGAACCGGGGCTTGGAAATTTCGCCGGAAGTGGCGTATGATGCGCAGTCCGCTATTCAGGAACAGGTTAAGAATGGTTTGGCTGTACGGATGGCTCTGCTCTTTTTGGTACTGACGGGAGGGAAGCATGTTGAAGACAATCATTAA
- a CDS encoding CAP domain-containing protein, which produces MRIIPVLLLTLLLAYSSSVYATEAPCATGASLEPPTTQEQELAALVNQERTKAGRQPLRLDARLSCLARQYAQDMATRNFFSHYDPEGNSPFDRLHKKNIAYRAAAENLFKGWRDPEEESMKIAHSFLMQSPGHRRNILDSDFTFIGIGVVRTPEEWTYVVELFLLPSLADARKGVIQ; this is translated from the coding sequence ATGCGTATTATTCCTGTATTGCTTTTAACTCTCTTATTGGCATATTCTTCTTCCGTCTATGCGACTGAAGCCCCCTGCGCTACCGGCGCTTCCCTTGAGCCGCCGACGACTCAGGAGCAAGAATTGGCCGCTTTAGTCAATCAAGAGCGAACCAAAGCCGGCCGGCAGCCGTTGCGTTTGGACGCGCGGCTTTCCTGTTTAGCTCGTCAATATGCGCAAGACATGGCCACAAGAAACTTTTTTTCTCATTACGACCCGGAAGGAAATTCTCCTTTTGACCGTCTTCACAAAAAGAACATCGCCTACCGCGCAGCCGCAGAAAATCTTTTTAAAGGATGGCGCGATCCAGAAGAAGAATCCATGAAAATAGCTCATTCTTTCTTAATGCAAAGCCCCGGACACCGTCGTAATATTTTAGATTCCGATTTTACTTTTATTGGCATAGGAGTTGTACGTACGCCTGAAGAATGGACCTATGTCGTAGAGC